The genomic DNA AGAGATATCAGGCGGAAATCCAGCCTATACAGTAAGCTATTATTTTACACCATTAGACGCAATAAATGCGACCAATCCATTAGCCATACCTTATACCAACCAAACACCAAATATGCAAACGGTATATGTTCGAGTAGAAGATGCAAACACGGGATGTTTTGATACAACGAGTTTAGAATTAGTAGTTGAGCAAGCACCAGTAGCCTTTACACCAGCAGCTTTAGAATACTGTGATCCAGACAGTGATGGGTTTGGAGAGTTTATGCTATCAGATACCGAAGCAGAAATCACAGCAGGCGCACCAGGACTAACAGTCACTTACCATGAAACGATGGCCGATGCTATGAATAATGTTAATGCCTTATCAAGTCCTTACAATAACATTGTAGCAAACATGCAAACAATTTATGTACGAGTAGAAAGCTCTACCATAGCAACAGACTGTGCGAGTTTTGTAGAACTTGTATTAATAGTCAACCCAACACCACAAATAACCGATCCAACAGCGTTAGAAGTTTGTGATGATGATGCCGATGGTTTTGCTACATTTAATTTACCAAGTAAAGATGCCGAGATTCTAAATTTATTAGATACCGATCCAACAAACGATTTAGATCCAACGCAATACACAGTAACATATTATATAACACCAGGCGATGCTATGGCAGGTACAAACCCAATAGCAACACCAAACGCTTATGTTAATACTAGTAACCCGCAAATAGTACATGTACGAGTAGAAGACACAGCTAATGATTGTTTTACAAACACGACATTAGAGCTTATAGTTAACCCATTACCAGTACTTGTGCAACCAGATCCTTTAGCCTTGTGTGATGTTAATAATCCAGGAGATGAAGTAGAAGCCTTCACTTTAGAAGATGCAAATGCACAAATACTAAACGGTCAAACGGGTATAACACTAACATACTTTGATACACAAGCAGGAGCCGATACTAATGATGCAGCCGCACAAATATTCAGTCCATATACCAATACGGTAAACCCACAAACAGTATATGTACGAGCAGAAAATGATAACACAGGCTGTGTAAGCACGATCACATTAGACCTTCGTGTCAATCCATTACCATCACCAGTTGCAATGCCAGCAGCTATTGAAGAATGTGATGATGATAATGATGGTTTTGCAAGTTTCGATTTAGACGCCCAAAGTGCTATAATCACCAATGGAGAGCCAGATATCACTATTAGTTACTATGAGACGCAAGATGATGCTATGAATATGGTAAACCCATTAGTGAGTCCATACAATAATATTGTAGCCAATATGCAAACCATTTATGTTTTAGCAGAAAATGATAACACAGGCTGTTTTACAATAGTCGAAATGCCATTAATTGTACAACCAGCACCAGTAGTACCATTAGATATCGAGGACTATATTATTTGTGATGACGATGATGATGGATTCAATCAATTTGATTTTGATGCAGTAATTACACCACAAATCTTTACAGCAGGACAAACAGTGGCAGATTTCACACTAACGTATCACACAACACAAGCTAATGCCGATTCAGGAAACAACCCAATTATTAATACCAGTAACTATACAAATAACTCTAACCCACAAACCATTTACATTCGATTAGAGAGTAATACTAATGGATGTGTTACTACAGGAGAATTTATAATACGTGTAGAGTTTCCACCAGTATTAGATCCAAACTACGATAATGAGTTAGCACAATGTGATGATTTAGACGCTAACTATATGGAAGCCAATGACGGTTTCACTTCTTTTGATTTAACAGTAGAAGATTCAGAAATAGTAAATGGCAACAACAGTTGGGTTGTAACCTATTATGAAACAATGGCAGATGCTCAAGGCGATGTAAATGCAATAGCAGACCCAACCAACTATACCAATACCATGAATGGTCCACAAACACTTTATGTACGTGTGACCGATAACGATACAGGGTGTTTTTCATTTACAACAGTGACATTACGAGTACTTCCAAACCCATCACCAACACCAGATCCAGAAGATTTGATAGTGTGTGATGATACCAACGCAGGTGATTTAATAGAAGTTTTCGATTTAACACAAAATGAAATAGCAATTATTAATGGAGAATTAAATGTAACGGCAAGTTACTACACCAGTCAAGACGATGCCATTACAGGAAACAATGCAATAGCAGACCCAACAATGCATACTAATGAAGATCCAAACAATCCAGGAACAGGTATAACACCACAAACCATTTATGTACGTCTAACCAATGGCGATGATAACACAGGATTAAACGGTACAGGATGTTACAGTTTAGTAAGTTTTGATGTTATTGTAAACCCATTACCAACAGTAACACCAGTAGACGATTATATTATTTGTGAGCTGTTTAATGATGGTATGGCCGATTTTGATTTAGACGGCACGATGACAGCAGCAATATTAAACGGTCAAGACCCGTCAATATTCACTGTAAGTTATCATGAAACACAGGCAGAAGCAGATGCAGCCATCAATGGATTAAACAGTCCGTATACCAATATTACCAATCCACAAACCATATATGTAAACATCACCAATACTATTACAGGCTGTGATGTAGCGACACTAAACTTTAATATAGAAGTACAAGAAGCAGCACAAGCCAATCCAGATGGAGTAGCAATAGTATATGAGCAATGTGATGACAATATGGAGTTTGATGGCGACCCAAGTAACGATACAGTACAGTTTAATTTAGAAACACAAAACCCATTTGTTTTAGATGGACAAGACGCTAATAACTACACTGTAAGTTACTATGAAAATCAAGCAGATGCAGATGCAGGTACAAACCCATTACCATTTTTATACGAAAACACTAGTAATCCACAAGTAATTATTGTTCGTGTAGATAATGATACCATGATAGTAACACCAATAAGTTTAGACCTAAGCAGTTTAACAACAGGATTAGATGTTGATAGTGATGGAAATATAGATACAATAGATACCAATGGCGATGGCGTGTTCGATATAGTAGATATCAATGGCGATGGCATAGCAGAAGGATTTGATAGTGATGCCGATGGTATTATAGATTATATAGATTTAGATGGCGATGGCAATGGTGATTTAGTAGACCTAAATAACGATGGCGTTGTAGATAATGGTCAAGACAGTTCAATATGTTATGAAACCGCTGAAGTTACTCTACAAGTCAACCCGTTACCAGCCTTTGATTTAGACGATAGTTACCTACTATGTATCAATACTAATGGTACAGAAGTAGTAAACTCACCACTAGTAGATACAGGTTTAGATGCTTCATTATATAGTTTTGAATGGAGCTATGAAGGCAATGTTATGGCAGGAGAAACAGGACCATCAATCATGCCAACCGAAGGCGGAAACTATAGTGTAATAGTAACAGATACCTCTACAAGTGCAAATACAATGTGTATGAGTAGTGATAGTACAGTAGTAGATGTAAGCGAACCACCAGTAATTAGTTACGAGCTATTAACAGCAGCCTTTGCAGACCAACACGATGTGCAAGTAACAGCAAGTGGAAGCACAGCAACTTCAATAGCCGTGTATGAATTTAGTTTAAACGGTGGTGCTTGGCAATTAGGAACAGCAAATGCAGATGGAAGTTACAGTCACACCTTTACCAACATACCAGCAGGCGGTATAGTTGTAACCGCAAGAGATGTTAATGGTTGTGGAGAAGTAAGTGAAGAAATCATGGTACTAGACTACCCAGTTTACTTTACACCAAATGGCGATGGTTATAACGAAACATGGAATATATATAGCATCTCAAATTACCCAGATGCTAAGATTTACATCTTTGATCGTTTTGGAAAACTATTAAAACAAATAAGTCCATTAGGCGATGGTTGGAACGGAACTTACAATGGTAACCCAATGCCAACAAGTGACTACTGGTTTACAGTAGAATATACAGACACAGCAACAAATACTAAAAAGCACTTTAGAGCACACTTTACATTAAAGCGTTAAAACTAAAGTAAAACACATAGTAAATAGTAAACACAAAAAAACCTGAACGACGAATCGTTCAGGTTTTTTTTATTATGTAATAATTAATAAGGTTTAATAGCTTAAAGAATAATTAACCATTTATAGCTTCAACTGTGTTAACCTTTCCTTTTAGCATTTCCTTTAGCATGTTTTCAATACCATTTTTTAAAGTAAAAGTAGATGAAGGACAACCGCTACAAGCTCCTTGAAGTATTACTTTTACAGTTTTAGTATCTGCATTGTATGATTCAAATTGAATATTTCCACCATCACTGGCTACAGCTGGCTTTACATATTCTTCAAGAATATTTACTATTTCTTTAGACGTATCATCTAAAGTTTCAAAATGAGCATCAACATTTTTAGTAGACTTCTCAATGGCTTCTGGTGCATTTGCCGAAATTATTTCTTTTCCATCTTCAATATAAGAACGAATAAACTCTCTTAGTTCATTTGTTATTTCTTGCCATTCTGCTACATCGTATTTTGTAACTGAAACATAATTTTCATCTATAAAAACACTTTTTACAAATGGTAAGTGAAATAATTCTGTAGCTAAAGGAGATGGTTTTGCGTCATCAATTGTTACAAACTCGTAAGCAGCATTAGCTATTTTTTTATTAGCTACAAATTTAATTACAGAAGGATTAGGAGTGCTTTCTGCATATACGGTAACAGGCACTTTTTTAGAAGTTGCATTTTCTGTAATAACTATTCCGCCTTTATTTAAATAGGCTTTTATTTGTTCTGAAACTTCGTCTTGTACATCTTTCCACTCAACAATATTAAAGCGTTCAATAGCAATAAAATTACTAGTTATATAAACTTTTTTCACAAATGGTAAATAGAAAAGCTCTTGTGCTAAAGGAGATTCTTTAGCTTCATCTATATTATTAAATTCAAAACTTTGATGTTGTGTTATAAACTGATTTAATTCAAATTTTATAATTGAATTATTTGATGTTTCTTGTATAGTTACTTGAAAAGGAGTCATTAGGCAATTATTTTTATGCAAAAGTACTAAATCTAACATTGAAGCATCAATATATTTAACTAATAATAGCGCTTTTGAATTAATGAAAAGTTTAGTTTATTTGATAAATCCTTTTTATATTGGTAGCTTTAACTTTTGTAAGCTAAATTATAAGAAGTAAATCTTTATATTTGGCAAGAATATAATTTATTAGTTAAAAAAGAGTTAATAATAGCATTAGCTAGAATTTTTCAACCAACATCTACTTTGAAAAAAGATATTATGAGATTAAAAAAGTTATTTATATTAGCGGTTTCAGTGTTCTTTACTTGCCAAATTGCTGAAGCACAAGAAGGTCTTCCAATATATTCAGACTATCTTACAGATAATTATTACTTAATACACCCATCTATGGCTGGAGCAGCTAATTGCTCTAAAGTTAGGGTTACAGGTCGCCAACAATGGTTTGGTGATGATGATGCACCTGCATTATTAACAGCAAGTGTTAACGGTAGAATTGGAGAAAGCAATTCTGGTATTGGTGCTATAGCATATTCAGATAAAAATGGATTTCATTCTCAAAACGGTGTTTATTTAACTTATGCTTATCACATTTTATTTTCAAGAAGTACTGTAGATTTAAATCAATTATCTTTTGGTCTTAGCGCAGGAGCTCTACAATATAAATTAGATGAGTCTACGTTTTTGCAAGATGGAAATGGTGATCCTTTAATTTCTGGAATAGAGCAATCTGCCACAGAGTTTAATGTTGATTTTGGCTTTTCTTATAATTTGTATGATTTTTACGCTCATGCAACCGTTAAAAATTTACTTAATAATGATGGAGTAAATTTTAACAATAATGCTAATGGGCTTAACTTTAATAATCTTAGAACATATTTATTTTCTGTAGGTAATACATTTAGTAAATTTAATAGTGATTGGAGTTTTGAACCTTCAGTTATGTTTATGTATAGAGAAGCTACAGAAGAAGCGTCTTTCGATTTTAACGTTAAAGCCTATAAAACTATGGACTTTGGTAAAATTTGGGGAGGTATTTCATATAGAAGAAGTTTAGATGGAGCAGAGTTTCAACAAGGTTCTGGTGTGAGTAGCCAAAAATTACAATATATAACACCTTTATTAGGCGTTAATGTTAACGACTTTATGTTTGCATATACTTATAGTTACCAATCTAACTCGGTAGTATTTAATAATGGTGGTTTTCACCAAATTACTTTAGGGTATAACTTTGGTTGTGCAAAAGAGCGTTACCACTGTAACTGTCCTGCAATTAACTAAACTGTTTAAAATATATAATAAAACGCCATTGCTTTGCAGTGGCGTTTTTGTTTTAAGCACATTTTTTAAAATAAAAAGGTAATTGAGTGTTTATTACGTACTAATGAGTGAATAGGCTTTTAAAATGAGTAAAAAAGGCAAATTAGTACCTTGTGTAACCTTATTTTAAAATTTATAGTTTTATTATGCGATTAAAAGTGTGTAAGTTTATGTTTTACAATCTCAAATGATAAAATATATACAAGGCATTGTTTTTTTGTTAAGCTTAATTTTAAGCCCGTTTGCTGTTGCCCAAACTAAAAGCAGTGATGCTTTTACAAATAAAAGTCAACAGTTTACTATAAGAGGTACCGTTAAAGAAAGTGATACAAAACGTCCTATTAAAAATGTAAGTATTCAAGTTAATGGAGGTAAATATACTTTTACAAATACAGAAGGCGCATTTAGGGTAGAAGCAAAAATTGGTGATGAACTTATAGTAAATCATAAAGATTTTCATACCATATATTATACAATTGAGAGAGACGAAAATATAGATGTAGAAGTAGAGCCTAACATTAATAGTGTTCAGTCTAAAAAATACAGAAAGAACACAACGTTTGGAAGTCTTATAGATTCAGCTAAATTTTATAAAAGAAAATCTGCCGAAAAAAGTATTCAGTTTGTAAGTGAAAGTATAAAAAATAGCACATCGGCAAAAGAAAACGCCGAAGCTTTTGAAACACTTGGTGATATAAATATGTACTGGAAGCAGTATGATTTAGCTATTTCAAATTATAAAATAAGCTTAAATAGTGATCAAAACAATGGCGTAAAACTAAAGCTTGCAAATGCATATAAGGCAAATAAAGAATACCAAAATAGTTTATTGGTTATACAAGGTTTAAAATTAAGTGACTTATCTAATTATCAAACTGTAGCATATTACGAAGCTTTAGGAGATACAAATAGAGCATTAAAAAAATACAATAGCTCTATAGAGTTCTATAAAACAGGATTAGAAGTAGCAAAACAGTATTTAATAAGCTCGAAAATAACAGATTTAAATTCAAAACTTGCACAAACATATAATGATAATGGAGCAAAAACAGAAGCAAAATCTTACTACCAGAATGCATTGTCTCTTGCGGCTAAAGAAAATAAATCTCGAGCTATAAAAGAAAAAATTAAAGTAGCAGATTTTAATAACTCTAATGCAGAATATGAGGAAGAGATTGTTTTAAGAAAAGAAGCTATACCACAAATAGAAGCTATAGAAACCGATTCTTTAATAGAAAATGAAAGCGATATTACAGTACAAAAACAAAATTATAAAATAGGAACTGCCTATTACCTTCAAAAAGACTATAATAAAGCCATTCCTTTTTTAGAAAAAAGTGTAGAAGAAGCCAGCAAAAGAAAAGATTTAGTAGTAGAAAAAGACGGAAACCGAAAGCTTTACGAAGTTTATAAAAGCGCAGGTGATTTTGAAAAAGCCCGAATTGCTTTTGATGAGTATGCAAAATCTTTAGAAAAACTATACATAGAAAAAGAACAGCAAATAACACAAATAGCGCGTTTTAACAAAAATATAGCCGAAAAACAAAACCGTATTATATCTTTAGAAAACGATAGAGAATTATCGCAAAGCAAATACCAATTAACAACAGAGCGAAATAAAAATCAAAAAATTATAATTTACTCACTAGTAGGTGGTTTGCTATTATTATCACTTGTAGCATACTTAATGTATAAATCTATAAAACAGCAAAAACTAGCAAATAATTTATTAGCATTAAAATCCTTACGAAGTCAAATGAATCCGCATTTTATATTCAATGCGTTAAACTCGGTAAATGGTTTTATAGCAATAAACGATGAGCGTACAGCAAACAAATATTTAAGTGATTTTTCTAAATTAATGCGTGCA from Lacinutrix sp. 5H-3-7-4 includes the following:
- a CDS encoding choice-of-anchor L domain-containing protein, whose translation is MRNFTLIIFLLFISIPVFAQDILMQNGTFNQCSGTLYDSGGPSANYSSDENFVLTICPDGPDQFIQLDFTTFGTQGGSDILTIYDGDDTTAPVIGSFDGGGVTSDPGTIMASITSATGCLTLEFVSNATGNTIGWAADIDCFTDCQTITPSIDSTNPAVNGTGVVQVLVGTTVDFTGSAVFSEDGTGATYNWNFGDGSPFGTGEMVSNQFDTIGTYTTTLTVTDTNPLGCSETATVTVQVLGPYIDVDQTTYTVPQLVEDVLINSPCATVSNINWSTGTNFGDVNGIGYFSALPGAFGFDAGIVLNSGDAMEAEGPESGIQSSGGGAWPGDADLEAEINTDLDNTPGDDLPAGNSRNASFIEFDFVPLADTITFNFLFASDEYGAFQCSFSDAFAFLLTDLSTNTTTNLALVPGTTDVVSVFTVRDNAFAGGCSSENPTYFDSYHGAGGEPAANAPIDYLGYTVPMAAIANVTPNNNYRIKLVVADARDTSYNSAVFLEAGSFSLGGDLGDDITINAGTAECQGTPVVLDTQLPTATHTWYLDGVVIPGETNSTLNATQDGEYTVDITFSATCMASDSIIIEFIPGPTIQAVNTITECDDGSGAVVFDLTENDAPAFGAQDQTANSLSYHNSNADAMNGVNPIGDPVNYNGTDGEIIYIRIEDNTGTCADIDMFTLEYLTVALNDAPDIVVCDDLSNDGQEEFDLTNQDAAVLGAQAASDFIVTYHSSIADADTGANPLTSPYTSSGEIIYVRIESVASSVCYISSQNDAEGFTITINPIAEAAQPSNLELCDDSSNDGVEIFDLTTEEAVILNGQDPANYTVSYYEQPGDVATSTNAIATPGAYPNMSSPQTIYVRVDDNSNPACFGETSFTITVNPEDDSTFTMQPTCDGATVDTVATPGGTYVLNPDPADGSVIDATTGTITDGLSGASYTVDYTTNGTCPSTSSFTVTVDITNDASFTMNATCDGGIVTSEATPGGTYAFNPIPTDAASIDPVTGTVTGATSATVYMVEYSLGGACPSSTIETLTVLTTDDASVTYTPTCDGGVVDSEATPGGSYAFNTVPTDGAILDTTTGAITGGTPGASYTVDYTTNGSCPATSTTTVTANPLPTVVTPTPLEVCDDATPDGITAIDLTLKNQEISGGNPAYTVSYYFTPLDAINATNPLAIPYTNQTPNMQTVYVRVEDANTGCFDTTSLELVVEQAPVAFTPAALEYCDPDSDGFGEFMLSDTEAEITAGAPGLTVTYHETMADAMNNVNALSSPYNNIVANMQTIYVRVESSTIATDCASFVELVLIVNPTPQITDPTALEVCDDDADGFATFNLPSKDAEILNLLDTDPTNDLDPTQYTVTYYITPGDAMAGTNPIATPNAYVNTSNPQIVHVRVEDTANDCFTNTTLELIVNPLPVLVQPDPLALCDVNNPGDEVEAFTLEDANAQILNGQTGITLTYFDTQAGADTNDAAAQIFSPYTNTVNPQTVYVRAENDNTGCVSTITLDLRVNPLPSPVAMPAAIEECDDDNDGFASFDLDAQSAIITNGEPDITISYYETQDDAMNMVNPLVSPYNNIVANMQTIYVLAENDNTGCFTIVEMPLIVQPAPVVPLDIEDYIICDDDDDGFNQFDFDAVITPQIFTAGQTVADFTLTYHTTQANADSGNNPIINTSNYTNNSNPQTIYIRLESNTNGCVTTGEFIIRVEFPPVLDPNYDNELAQCDDLDANYMEANDGFTSFDLTVEDSEIVNGNNSWVVTYYETMADAQGDVNAIADPTNYTNTMNGPQTLYVRVTDNDTGCFSFTTVTLRVLPNPSPTPDPEDLIVCDDTNAGDLIEVFDLTQNEIAIINGELNVTASYYTSQDDAITGNNAIADPTMHTNEDPNNPGTGITPQTIYVRLTNGDDNTGLNGTGCYSLVSFDVIVNPLPTVTPVDDYIICELFNDGMADFDLDGTMTAAILNGQDPSIFTVSYHETQAEADAAINGLNSPYTNITNPQTIYVNITNTITGCDVATLNFNIEVQEAAQANPDGVAIVYEQCDDNMEFDGDPSNDTVQFNLETQNPFVLDGQDANNYTVSYYENQADADAGTNPLPFLYENTSNPQVIIVRVDNDTMIVTPISLDLSSLTTGLDVDSDGNIDTIDTNGDGVFDIVDINGDGIAEGFDSDADGIIDYIDLDGDGNGDLVDLNNDGVVDNGQDSSICYETAEVTLQVNPLPAFDLDDSYLLCINTNGTEVVNSPLVDTGLDASLYSFEWSYEGNVMAGETGPSIMPTEGGNYSVIVTDTSTSANTMCMSSDSTVVDVSEPPVISYELLTAAFADQHDVQVTASGSTATSIAVYEFSLNGGAWQLGTANADGSYSHTFTNIPAGGIVVTARDVNGCGEVSEEIMVLDYPVYFTPNGDGYNETWNIYSISNYPDAKIYIFDRFGKLLKQISPLGDGWNGTYNGNPMPTSDYWFTVEYTDTATNTKKHFRAHFTLKR
- a CDS encoding NifU family protein; translation: MTPFQVTIQETSNNSIIKFELNQFITQHQSFEFNNIDEAKESPLAQELFYLPFVKKVYITSNFIAIERFNIVEWKDVQDEVSEQIKAYLNKGGIVITENATSKKVPVTVYAESTPNPSVIKFVANKKIANAAYEFVTIDDAKPSPLATELFHLPFVKSVFIDENYVSVTKYDVAEWQEITNELREFIRSYIEDGKEIISANAPEAIEKSTKNVDAHFETLDDTSKEIVNILEEYVKPAVASDGGNIQFESYNADTKTVKVILQGACSGCPSSTFTLKNGIENMLKEMLKGKVNTVEAING
- a CDS encoding type IX secretion system membrane protein PorP/SprF, coding for MRLKKLFILAVSVFFTCQIAEAQEGLPIYSDYLTDNYYLIHPSMAGAANCSKVRVTGRQQWFGDDDAPALLTASVNGRIGESNSGIGAIAYSDKNGFHSQNGVYLTYAYHILFSRSTVDLNQLSFGLSAGALQYKLDESTFLQDGNGDPLISGIEQSATEFNVDFGFSYNLYDFYAHATVKNLLNNDGVNFNNNANGLNFNNLRTYLFSVGNTFSKFNSDWSFEPSVMFMYREATEEASFDFNVKAYKTMDFGKIWGGISYRRSLDGAEFQQGSGVSSQKLQYITPLLGVNVNDFMFAYTYSYQSNSVVFNNGGFHQITLGYNFGCAKERYHCNCPAIN
- a CDS encoding histidine kinase, producing the protein MIKYIQGIVFLLSLILSPFAVAQTKSSDAFTNKSQQFTIRGTVKESDTKRPIKNVSIQVNGGKYTFTNTEGAFRVEAKIGDELIVNHKDFHTIYYTIERDENIDVEVEPNINSVQSKKYRKNTTFGSLIDSAKFYKRKSAEKSIQFVSESIKNSTSAKENAEAFETLGDINMYWKQYDLAISNYKISLNSDQNNGVKLKLANAYKANKEYQNSLLVIQGLKLSDLSNYQTVAYYEALGDTNRALKKYNSSIEFYKTGLEVAKQYLISSKITDLNSKLAQTYNDNGAKTEAKSYYQNALSLAAKENKSRAIKEKIKVADFNNSNAEYEEEIVLRKEAIPQIEAIETDSLIENESDITVQKQNYKIGTAYYLQKDYNKAIPFLEKSVEEASKRKDLVVEKDGNRKLYEVYKSAGDFEKARIAFDEYAKSLEKLYIEKEQQITQIARFNKNIAEKQNRIISLENDRELSQSKYQLTTERNKNQKIIIYSLVGGLLLLSLVAYLMYKSIKQQKLANNLLALKSLRSQMNPHFIFNALNSVNGFIAINDERTANKYLSDFSKLMRAVLENSEEDFIPLQKEIELIELYTKLEHSRFKNKFDYNITVDKAINLDHYKIPPMLLQPYIENAVWHGLRYKETKGVLDISITKTGANQITISIIDNGIGREKSKALKTANQKKQNSKGMGNIKKRVFILNNMYKDKVDVFIDNFKNTGDTGTKVVVTLKRD